In Desertifilum tharense IPPAS B-1220, a genomic segment contains:
- the psb30 gene encoding photosystem II reaction center protein Ycf12/Psb30 — protein sequence MDFITNIVGSVNWEVIAQLTMLALIVIAGPVVIFLLAARGGDL from the coding sequence ATGGATTTTATTACGAACATCGTAGGCAGCGTTAACTGGGAAGTTATTGCTCAACTCACCATGCTAGCCTTGATCGTGATTGCTGGGCCTGTTGTGATTTTTCTGCTAGCAGCACGCGGCGGCGATCTCTAA
- a CDS encoding Crp/Fnr family transcriptional regulator, which yields MLNPAKTVEIYQRSEPKTFSAGETIFEVGRPKDYMYGVLEGEVELWVNGTPIETIQAGDVFGEGALVHPSGSRASTAIAKTDCKLAYLDEERFLFAIQETPVFALQVMRSFSDRLRRLKGAV from the coding sequence ATGTTAAATCCTGCAAAAACTGTCGAAATTTATCAACGCTCTGAGCCGAAAACCTTCAGCGCCGGGGAAACCATCTTTGAGGTAGGTCGGCCAAAAGACTATATGTACGGCGTGCTAGAAGGAGAGGTAGAGTTATGGGTGAATGGGACTCCGATAGAAACGATCCAAGCAGGGGATGTGTTTGGAGAAGGGGCCTTAGTTCATCCTTCCGGTTCTAGAGCTTCAACGGCGATCGCTAAAACCGATTGTAAGTTAGCTTATTTGGATGAAGAACGGTTTCTGTTTGCCATTCAAGAAACTCCCGTGTTTGCGTTGCAAGTGATGCGGAGTTTTTCCGATCGGCTGCGGCGCTTAAAAGGGGCCGTCTGA
- a CDS encoding YkgJ family cysteine cluster protein encodes MANWHCVKKCGACCHLDPTDRPDLEDYLNPEELSVYLSLVGEDGWCIHFDQDTRQCSIYADRPRFCRVQQDVFGDLYGIEPEELNDFAIDCCREQIEGVYGERSLEMIRFNQEVGI; translated from the coding sequence ATGGCCAATTGGCACTGTGTAAAAAAATGTGGAGCTTGCTGTCATCTCGATCCGACGGATCGACCGGATCTAGAAGATTATTTAAATCCAGAGGAACTGAGCGTTTATCTCAGCTTGGTGGGTGAAGATGGCTGGTGCATCCATTTTGACCAAGATACCCGCCAATGCAGTATTTATGCGGACAGACCGCGTTTTTGTCGGGTTCAACAGGATGTATTTGGCGATCTCTATGGCATTGAACCCGAAGAATTAAATGATTTTGCCATCGACTGCTGTCGCGAGCAAATTGAGGGCGTTTATGGCGAGCGCTCTTTAGAGATGATCCGATTTAACCAGGAAGTGGGCATCTAA
- a CDS encoding restriction endonuclease subunit R: MVQILQASNISLGDLVQQFGLVMTREAQFFSEWVEASAEISDEEIRTLERVRSNFENLLMTSPLPEAAVKMVILSPLLDLAGFYQPPFQVRTEVGTQIRSSEADGVVVTGQIDVLVILNALWAIAIESKTSRFSLTAAIAQSLSYLLACPQPECFGLITNGSDFVFLKLNRDKTPTYSTSRVFSLLAPGNELIDVLRILKDLGNIVSQRRDRS; the protein is encoded by the coding sequence ATGGTACAAATCTTGCAGGCTAGCAATATCAGCCTAGGGGATTTAGTGCAACAGTTTGGGCTGGTGATGACGCGGGAGGCTCAATTTTTCTCGGAATGGGTAGAAGCCTCTGCTGAAATTAGCGATGAAGAGATCCGCACGTTAGAACGAGTGAGATCGAATTTTGAAAATCTGTTGATGACTTCCCCCTTACCGGAAGCGGCGGTTAAAATGGTTATCCTGTCGCCGTTACTCGATTTAGCTGGATTCTATCAACCTCCCTTTCAGGTTAGGACTGAGGTGGGAACCCAAATTAGGAGTTCTGAAGCAGATGGCGTTGTGGTGACAGGACAAATTGATGTTCTTGTGATTTTAAATGCGTTGTGGGCGATCGCGATTGAATCTAAAACTAGCCGATTTTCGTTAACGGCGGCGATCGCTCAGTCTCTCAGCTATCTGTTGGCTTGTCCGCAGCCAGAGTGTTTTGGTCTAATAACGAATGGTAGCGATTTTGTTTTTCTCAAGCTGAATCGAGACAAAACTCCCACCTATTCTACTTCTAGGGTCTTTTCTCTGTTGGCTCCAGGTAATGAGTTAATCGATGTGTTGCGGATTTTAAAGGATTTGGGCAACATCGTCTCGCAACGGCGCGATCGCTCTTAA